The following is a genomic window from Bacillus sp. V2I10.
CAGATCAATATTGTCATAGAGGCAACTGGCTGCAATGAGGTGTTTGAGGACCTGCTTCAATGCAGAAGCAGGAATACGGTTATTATTCCGGGCACTGTCGCTCACATCATTTCCAATCTTATCAATCAGAAAGAAAATTTGATTACAGCTTTAAAAGATATCACACATAAGCATGAAACCATTTTTGATTCAACGAATGATGGCATGATCGTCATTGATGATAAGGAACGGGTTATCCTATTTAATAAAACAGCAGAGCGGATGACAGGTTTAAAAAAGGGAGATGTAATTGGCCGACTTATCGAAGAGATGATTCCTTCAAGCAAGCTTCCAAGAATCCTGAAAACAAAAGAAGTCGAAATGAATCAGGAACAAGTTCTTGAAAATGGACTTAAAATCATTACGACAAGAATCCCGATCTTTGATGACTCGGGAATACTGCTCGGTGCCCTTTCCTTGTTTAAAGATATCACCGATATTGTGAACCTGGCAGAGGAGATGACGAACTTAAAGGAGATTCAAACGCTTCTTCAAGCCATTATTCAATCATCTGACGAAGCCATTACTGTTGTAGATGAAGAAGGAAGAGGGATTCTAATTAATCCTGCCTATTCCAGGATGACTGGTCTAACAGAAGAACAAGTGCTGGGAATGCCTGCAACGGCTGACATCTCTGAAGGTGAAAGCATGCATATGAAGGTTCTTGAAACGAGAAGACCTGTAAGAGGCGTGCGGATGAAAGTTGGTCCGGGCAAGAAAGATGTCATTGTAAATGTAGCCCCAATCATTGTGGATGGGAAACTTAAAGGAAGTGTGGGCATTATTCATGATATGTCCGAGATACAAACTTTAACAACAGAATTGAACAGGGCCAGACAAATTATCAGAACACTTGAAGCGAAGTATGCCTTTGAAGATATCATTGGAGAAAGCGAAGAAATAAAACTTGCGATTGAGCAGGCCAAGCTTGGAGCTAAGACACCTGCGACTGTTCTTCTGAGAGGGGAATCAGGGACAGGAAAAGAATTATTTGCCCATGCGATACATAACGCAAGTGACAGGAAATACAACAAGTTTATCCGCGTGAATTGTGCGGCTATTTCAGAAACTTTGCTGGAGAGTGAACTGTTTGGCTACGAGGAAGGGGCATTCTCAGGAGCGAAACGTGGCGGAAAAAGAGGATTTTTTGAAGAAGCCAATAAAGGGAGCATTTTTCTGGATGAAATTGGGGAGCTTTCAGCAAATGTACAGGCAAAACTGCTTCGGGTGCTGCAGGAAAAAGAAATTGTCAGGGTCGGTTCAACAAAGTCCATTCCTATCAATGTGAGAGTCATTGCCGCAACAAATATTAATATCGAAAAAGCTATGGCAGACGGCACTTTCCGTGAAGATTTGTATTACAGATTAAATCGCTACCCAATTTCGATTCCTCCGCTCAGGAACAGAAAAAGCGATATCCTAATGCTTGCTGAGCACCTTATCAGGAAACTAAATCAGGACTATGGCAGAAGCATTGAAGGAATTGAAGAATCAGCTTTGGACATGCTCGTTGCGCACAGCTGGCCCGGTAATGTAAGAGAACTTGAGAATGTCCTTGGAAGAGCCATGATTTTTATGAAATACAATGAAACGGAAATTGCCGCTCAGCATTTGCCGGAACTCGCGCAGGATGATGAAAGAAAGTCTGGCGGACAAGCCTATCATATAGAAAGTGCAGGCAACCAAACTCTTGCAGAATCCGTAGAACAGCTTGAAGAAGTGCTTATAAGGGAAGCGCTGGTCAAGCATAATTTTAATCGGACAAAAACGGCCCTTTCATTAGGTATTTCGCTTAGAAACCTGTATTATAAAATAGAAAAATACAGCCTTGCAAAGTGATGCATGCAATTAATTGCAAGGTATGAAAAAAAATGCATGTTTTCTGTATGAAAAGATGAAGCGTTTACAAGTTTTTATGTTGGCACGCTTCTTGCATTATAAAATAACGGGTGCTGTGAATACATCTTGAAGGGATTGAAAACACGATGAACTTAGAAGACCTGCTAGAAAAAGCAGCCCGGCTTGAGAACAAAACGGTAGCAGTTGCATCTGCAGAAGATGCAGAAGTGCTTGAAGCAGTTATTGAGGCTTCAGAGCGGGGGCTTGCCGATTTTATTTTGTTCGGAAATAAAGAGGAACTCGAAATCATGCTTCTAGAAAGAAGTGCTGATGTAAAAAAGTTTTCAATTAAGCATGCAAGATCCGTAGAACAGGCTGCAGAATTTGCTGTTAAAGCTGTCTTTCAAAATGAAGCTGATGTTTTAATGAAAGGAAATATTCCAACTGCCGTTATTTTAAAGGCTGTTTTAAACAAGGAATACGGACTTCGAACAGGCAAAATTCTTTCTCATGTCGCTGTTTTTGAAGTGCCCGGCTACGACAGATTTACAATTGTAACGGATGCAGCAATGAATCTTGCACCAGATCTAGATCAGAAAAAGCAAATTCTTGCAAATTCTGTCATGGTTGCAAGGAAGATTGGGATAGACATGCCCAAGGTAGCTCCGCTTGCAGCTGTTGAAGTTATTAATCCTTCCATGCAGGCAACGATTGATGCTGCTGCTCTAACGCAAATGAACAAAAGAGGCCAGATTAAAGATTGTATCGTCGATGGTCCCCTTGCACTTGATAATGCAGTTTCATTTGAAGCTGCAGTGCATAAAGGCATCAAAAGCGAAGTGGCAGGGCAGTCTGATATCCTTTTAGTACCAACCATTGAAGTTGGAAATGTTTTATATAAATCGCTCATGTATTTTGCAAATGCAAAAGTAGGAGCCATCATTGCAGGGGCAAAAGCGCCGATTGTTTTAACAAGCCGTGCTGATTCAGCCGAAAGCAAACTTTATTCGCTCGCTTTGGCGATATGTTCAAGTTAAGAGGAAATGCTAAGCTTAAGAATTCGAAAAGACATTAGGAGGATT
Proteins encoded in this region:
- a CDS encoding sigma 54-interacting transcriptional regulator; its protein translation is MQKVMLVGAGQGGTTLLKMLLEIKAMEIMAVVDIEPEAPGMQLAKKLGILTSSEWKPLLSDQINIVIEATGCNEVFEDLLQCRSRNTVIIPGTVAHIISNLINQKENLITALKDITHKHETIFDSTNDGMIVIDDKERVILFNKTAERMTGLKKGDVIGRLIEEMIPSSKLPRILKTKEVEMNQEQVLENGLKIITTRIPIFDDSGILLGALSLFKDITDIVNLAEEMTNLKEIQTLLQAIIQSSDEAITVVDEEGRGILINPAYSRMTGLTEEQVLGMPATADISEGESMHMKVLETRRPVRGVRMKVGPGKKDVIVNVAPIIVDGKLKGSVGIIHDMSEIQTLTTELNRARQIIRTLEAKYAFEDIIGESEEIKLAIEQAKLGAKTPATVLLRGESGTGKELFAHAIHNASDRKYNKFIRVNCAAISETLLESELFGYEEGAFSGAKRGGKRGFFEEANKGSIFLDEIGELSANVQAKLLRVLQEKEIVRVGSTKSIPINVRVIAATNINIEKAMADGTFREDLYYRLNRYPISIPPLRNRKSDILMLAEHLIRKLNQDYGRSIEGIEESALDMLVAHSWPGNVRELENVLGRAMIFMKYNETEIAAQHLPELAQDDERKSGGQAYHIESAGNQTLAESVEQLEEVLIREALVKHNFNRTKTALSLGISLRNLYYKIEKYSLAK
- the yqiS gene encoding phosphate butyryltransferase; protein product: MNLEDLLEKAARLENKTVAVASAEDAEVLEAVIEASERGLADFILFGNKEELEIMLLERSADVKKFSIKHARSVEQAAEFAVKAVFQNEADVLMKGNIPTAVILKAVLNKEYGLRTGKILSHVAVFEVPGYDRFTIVTDAAMNLAPDLDQKKQILANSVMVARKIGIDMPKVAPLAAVEVINPSMQATIDAAALTQMNKRGQIKDCIVDGPLALDNAVSFEAAVHKGIKSEVAGQSDILLVPTIEVGNVLYKSLMYFANAKVGAIIAGAKAPIVLTSRADSAESKLYSLALAICSS